The Carassius carassius chromosome 37, fCarCar2.1, whole genome shotgun sequence genomic sequence TGAATGCAGAGTTTTTaatgctatattttttttaagtttttaatgcGTTTGCTGCGTTGACCAATGTTGAATTCTGGAATGCAGTGGCCAGTCAGGAGTGCAGTGCTGAAATGTGCGTGCTAACGAATCCACTCATTATAATACATGAATTGTAGATATTATGAAAGATTTATCATGCATATAttcattgtgttataacagaGCTTTGAGATTGTGGTGAACTGAGATTCCATCTTTTTTGAGATTAAAAGCAGCACTATTTTCTTGCATTCTGCCAAACCATGCACGCAGCAGCTgcttgctttagttaaaaataacagtgttctgtaaatgttgatgctttaataacaaatatttatcagGGGCATTTATGCTGGGATTTCATGTAAATTTAATGGGTGTAGCCACAGAAAAAATTAGCGTaactagtaatgtaactaattacttttgaaataaactAATCAGAACgcaattacttttaaaaggagtaatcagtaatttaatgacattttcagagtaacttgctGGTCAGTGTACTTGGCGGCCAATGGATTTTCCTTTTGAAAACAGAAAACCAAAATCGGGAATCGAACATTCACtcgttttattatttaatattgaaagtaggaaaattagaatttttttttccaataaatgaaaatcaatgaaaaaacaacattcaggcataaaattgtataaacagcttgaatatttgatattttaatatataattaaatgcccctttctgctgattggtcagttgaAGATCAAACCCAGAGCCATCCGTTCTTCTGCAGTTCTGCACGGCAGAGTAATAGTCCTCTGCTGCTGCAGGTGCACAGATTCTTAATGCGTTTATTGCAGCTACATTTAATCTTTTTCTCATCAAACAACCAGACAAATAAATGGCTCGACGCAACTCGTACCGAGGCAGAGTTTAGACAGCACTTTCTTCTGTGAAGACCAGCGGTTCTCAAAGTGCCGGAGAGTATGAAAAAACAATTGCTATagcttaccgtattttccagactgtaAAATCACGTTTTTGATACTTACTTTGATTTATTACAAAGTGATTTAAATGATGCATTTAATGTCAAATAATCTAAATGCAGATTTTTAGTAGGTGCTTCAAGAAGGTTATTTGCTGTGCATTGGTTCATGTTTTATGGCGTTCGCAAGAAAGATGCTCAATGAGACACATTTTGCTGTTCACTTTATTTTTCAAAGGCATGACATTTTGTTGTCAATTTGAATGTACACACATAGAAAtatcctttctttcttttgttttttttttgttttttttacatacgACCATGAATGACAACATTATTTCCCCTGCTTAGCATAAAATCTTATGTAAACATCAATTAATAGGCCTACTCAATATTAATTAAACAAAGTTTTGACTGCTAATTTGCTATATACTTCAATACTGCTATGCGCTTGACTGAAGTCGCGTTTATCTGCTGTTTAGTTTATTTAAACTTCTCAACTTGTTACTCTAAAGGCTTATTACCTTCCTTTTtcgaacacacacatacagaaagagctgctttctcatctttcagtatttaaacaaaaaaacgaGTGAATGCAAATTTGGTTTTCTTATTTCAAAAGGAAAATCCGTTGGCTGCCAAGTACACAAACCCTTGCCCAACACTGGTTTCAGGTTTTACATTAAATCAAATACACTTGTGGTCTTTTTCTCATCAGCTCTACACGATTCACATCATCCATTCTGGGACGTTTGACAAGACTCCCGCGGTCATCACGCGGCGCTACACTGACTTCGAGCGTCTACACAGCCGTTTGCGCCGCCGTCACGGAGACGAGATGGATGGCGTGTTCTTCCCTCGCAAGAAGCTGCGCAAGAACTTTGCCGCCGAGACCATTGCCAAGCGCAGCCGGGCGTTCGAGCAGTACCTGACCCACCTTCACTCCCTTTCTGAACTACGGAGCACACCTACATTCCTTGAGTTCTTCTACCTGGGGGATCTGCGCGCGGGCCAGATGCTGATGCGAGTTGGCCGGTACCAGGATGCACTGAGCTCTCTCCTCAATGCTCTGCGACTCCAGGAGAAGTTAGGATGCCATCAGCTCCTGCAGCACAACCAGCTCCAGCGGGTTCATTGGTTCTTCACGCTCTCCGCCTTGGTCACCTGCTTTCAAGAACTAGACCAGCTCAGTGAGGCTCAGGAACACTGCGACCGAGCCCTGCAGGACCTAGCGCCTTCCCAGGAGGCTTTGCAGCAGCACCAGTTGCACCCTCTGCTCATCCCGCTCCTCCAATCCAATGTCAGGCTGTCCTGGAAGGTCTCGAAGGACAAGAGGCGCTGGGAAGCTCTTCTGCAGGAGATCCAGGAGCAGGGGATTGATATTGTAAATCAGCCCAACCTAAAGGAGTGTCTATTTAAAGAGAGCATCGAGGACAGCGAGGGGCTGGTCAGGGCTAAGAGCAAAAGTGAAGATGTGCCATAAGCATTcagggaatgtttttttttttatacgagTATTAGGGGTTATGAGGGATGATTCTGATAGCAATATGTATGATAGCTTACTAAGGAAACCTGTGGAATTAATGCTAATTTGTACAATGCAAATCACttttacatacacatacatttcaTGGGCACATTTCAATACCATTTATTATAGACATATTCTTTATTTGGCAACTCTTTACTATATGATACAATTTGTAAAcattacttaaaggaatagttgaccaaaaatgaaaatgtgcttaaaatatactcaccttcatgccatcaaagatgtagatgagtttgtttttacaTCGGAACAGATTtcgagaaatgtagcattgcatcacttgctcaccaatggatcatctgtagtgaatgggtgccgtcagaatcagagtcaaaacagctgataaaaacattacaagaatCCACAAGGAATACACATGACTTAAATCCATCAGATAATGTTGTGTaatgtgaaaagctgcatgtttgtaagaaacataattaatatttatataaaacataatttaaatcatatatatatatatatatatatatatatatatacccgcATACATATTTGGAAAAAATCTATATACATGCAAGTGTGTGATATAAATGTACACAGTATAAACATATTATAAACaaaccttttattttggatgctattaatcgtttgacagcactaataattaTGCTTCCTCTAGTGAAAAAGTCCGTCCCCTGTTGTCCTCACATAAATCACATAAACATATTACAGTATTTTGGACTGTTTGTTACttttaaatggtgcttgatctctgcatatttctctcctgattcagataagatgaaaaaacattttcactggagaaagtaatattattaaaaacattttagtgcTGGACTGGtttaatgtaaacatgactctTTTCTCTTCGCAagttgttaactgatggactggagtggtgtggattacttaagaattattcagatttttttatcagttgtttggactctcattctgacggcacccattcactgctaaaTAATattgaatttctccaaatctgttctgatgaacaaacaaactcctcCAAATCTCGGATGGCCTAATGGTGAATAAATgttgagcaaattttcatttttaggttgaACTACTCCTTTTTAAGGCATTCGGCATTATAAACTAATAATACTTTTGCAGAATTCAATCATTTAGGTGGAGTTTAATTTCTATGCTTAATATACTTaaacatttttcaagtttaaattAACAGACGTTAAATTAACATAATTAGTTAAGTCAACAATAAAGTAATTTCTAAATTAATATTCACCTACATTAATAAATgctcaatgatatatatatatatatatatattattattagtttattatagCTTTAATGCTTTAACTAGTGTTAACAAATTTGAATGATAAATTGTTACCCTTTATTTTTGTATCCTATAAAATCCTCATCTGGGATCTGTGTTTTGGTGTCACACACGGATCTTCTGAACTACTTAATTCCTTGTTTTCAGCTGTCATGAGTTGCAGCTGGTTGTTTTGTGTCTTATATTTAGTAGCCTTGAGCTTCACAAACCATCAACCTTCATTTGAGCACCTCTAGCACACATTATTTAGAGCGGACATGGGAAAGAATTAAGCGAGGCTGTCTACTGTTTACATTCAGCTGCCTTGGACTGATTTGCCTTTTTGGTGAAAAATGCTGTATGAATTATTAAAGGGAATTTCCTCTTTTTGTgtaaatgatgaatgaaattgtcaGATACTGCTACAACAGTGTTTCAGTGCTGTGAATTACAATTTTAACCTTTGTTTGGTTACTGAGCTCAGAGTGCTTTTACTTAAACTTCAGGTCACCACAGTTTATTCAAGCAGTGCAAATAACACTAAACCTTGCattttttagaactttttttcttcatataatatGATTGATGCCTTTATATATCAGACAGAGTCTTTTTATTGAATTAATATGCtcaaaaattaaacttttaatatcTGAGCCCATtccctttttttttgtaatcttacAAATGTTGTCCCTTGCACACAAATTTGGATACTTTTGTATAATGGTTAAACAAGTTACAGTTTTCCCCTTTGTTACTTACTAAATTTTAACttgaatatatttatgtatttatttattgttttttgggTGTAGTTGAATCAATAAAGTAATGTACTCTTCACAAAACAAGTTTTCACACATTTGGTCATTTTAAAGGTGCATTTTGGCAAACTAAAGAGCCTTCGCAGTAGCTAAATGCTTTCaggtttttattcaaattttgtatttcaaataattttatgcACTGAAATTGTTCCAGTTGAATTTACAGTAGGTCAATTAACTATTTGCATCACACTCAGATGTATTGAATTTGCATTGCTCTCTGTTGttggaaaataataatttgtgttttttttccctctcctcAGTAAGTTTCAGGTTCCACAGTAAGTTTGGGTGAGAGAGTAGGCTGagaattttagtatttatttattttagtaaattgtaattttgttctgtctgtcttttgGAATCATATTTAACCCATGTTTAAAGACAGTCTTAGCCTCCAGGGCACAATTGCATGAACTGCTTAGACTAGTTAGTcactacatttttttctttaagactggTCATAACTTGTTCAAGTCAGTTACATAAAAAACAGGTCTAATTTGAATCCAAAAAGTAAGACTGATTACCTCTTGGCTAATTACTATTTGGTGAGAATAGTTTTTAAGTCATAGGTGACTTTATGCATCTGGCCCCATTTCTTAAATCTTAAACCTATGGTCTTTTAACTTTGttgtattttgtaaaattattaattacaaaattcaGTTTTTAGGGCCCCTTACataatttgcaatgccttttgaataatgtccgcaatatcattccatacttaCACATGCTGTTCTCTAAAAGCACCGACTGTGGTTTTTCTTAAAGCACTACACAGCACTGACAACACAAACACTTCCTACTCGTTTTAAAACACCTGTcatctgccatctagtggtcacACAAACCTTACAGCATTCCACTAAATGCACATTAATGTGTCAATCTGTTCCAAAGCGATGCATGCAGTCTATTCTATACAAAGGACTCTATTCACATGAAATCAAATGGCAATATAGCACTGCTAACATGCTGGACAGCTGCATAAAGTATTTCTATGGGACGCATGCGCAGAGGAAATGTCAAAAATCCTTCGGGGATAATTGTCCAATGTGTTAGAGATTAGTTTCAGATCAGCTCACACACTGCCATAAAAGGCTTACAAGTTTGGTGTGATTGTGTTGTTCATAATCAAAAAACTAAACTATTATGtggcaaataaataaagtatcttACTTTATTCCTAACTTACATTGTAAGAGTATGATTTAAAAGAAGATACAACGTCagtctttctatttcaaatgttcaTGCATGACTGAAAAGCGTTTTTACAACATTTTCCCCccaatgtattataaaaaatttttttaaactttttgcaAACATATTTGGCATATATTGCGGCATTTACAGAGCAAGTGATTAAGTAGGCTACCCATGAAGTAAAAATGGCACTGTTCTGAGTATTTCTTAGTTGCATGTTCCAGCAAGCAACCACCACCACCGAGATACTAACATATATAAAGCAAACATACACTATACTTCGATCTTTTAATACACTTTTTAGGTGCCCCGGGCCCACATGATTTATTGTTTGCCAGAACAGATCGTCCCGCCCCCAACTCACTTTATTGGTTGAGAGCGGGCTTCaagtgttctgattggctgacaggcGCGGCCCGCAGTCAATACTTTCTAATCTGAGAAAAGTATAATTACTTTGGATATCTTTTTGGGTAATATTTGACCAACCGTAGGGCGTGTATCCATACTatttaaaacatcattttaaaaacgCAAACTAAAGCATGTGTATTAATTGTTCCCTTCTTCCAGCCCTAACTTGGAcgggttttgtttgtgttttttcctcTGCGCGCAGGGATCTCGAGCTCTCCTGACTCGCGGACTcttccagcagcagcagcagctcattGTGTGACCGAGCGCAGCTCGAGAGGATGACGGCTCGAGGCTGGTGTCTGGTGAGTGTGCTTGTGTTGTGTCTGTCTGGATGCTGGAGCACAACAGACGCGGCTTCAGGACCAAACTGCACAGGTGAGGACATCCATGACTCCTGTAATTACATTCAGTTACATTTCCtagtaatcagactacagttactgtTGTGTATATAGAGATTACACGATTACATATTCACAGTAACagtttattcataatttattgagcTCTTATCTTTCTATCTCTCATCATTCTAACTCATCTTTATTTATAAGCCTACTGCTTATAAAGTCTTCCAGTCTTGTGGACATTCACACTGAGATCAGTCGTCAGTCACGTGGTTCACAGCGTTCAaccactggatttacaaaaataacttcaggtttaagaagtgttgcattgcatcaactactgatgaacacagtcatttttatttgaattatgacTAACTTGATTAATTTTACCATTGTAATTTCACCGACTTTTTCCCCCATCTGATCCTTTCACCTTATGTATTTACTTGAAGCACCCCTGAGATTTTAAAACaagtattttaataaagtatcacatttgcatgttcatgttttgcttttttcagtaagttttattttataacaacCGATAGAGTACGCTATATTTTATgactctttgtatttttatattcatacagTATGTTTTGAATTTGTGTGTTGTTTTGAATCGAAATGCTTCAGATGAAATACTTAGTCATGAGGATAACAGTTATTTCGAATAAATATGTTTGGGTTGGTTACAACAGTAAAGTAATGGGAAAACAGTTAACTTATGTCCATGTTTTCTCTTAGCATCACTATTCACTACTACAACACAAAGAGTAACACTGAGGGAAAAATTGGTGGTCAACTATATTCacttaaatagttttaaattgctagcgaatttcacaaataattacaaagaaaacacactgaattaaaagtcacattttcaagtagaaagactaaaataatATGTTCTTGTGAA encodes the following:
- the snx21 gene encoding sorting nexin-21 translates to MASKLFDRLRRTLFKEGELPLETDGHGADDFPESSELEDDTDCVSARLRGTLCFEGEGVLDSEDAGDTSGPDSDSDFFGESIDNACSSTDTSPIGPSPKTSNMITRQLQENWRSSRTRCIPEKLIFEVTDASVVHETNSKYVLYTIHIIHSGTFDKTPAVITRRYTDFERLHSRLRRRHGDEMDGVFFPRKKLRKNFAAETIAKRSRAFEQYLTHLHSLSELRSTPTFLEFFYLGDLRAGQMLMRVGRYQDALSSLLNALRLQEKLGCHQLLQHNQLQRVHWFFTLSALVTCFQELDQLSEAQEHCDRALQDLAPSQEALQQHQLHPLLIPLLQSNVRLSWKVSKDKRRWEALLQEIQEQGIDIVNQPNLKECLFKESIEDSEGLVRAKSKSEDVP